From the genome of Streptacidiphilus sp. PB12-B1b:
GGCACGGTCGCGCGCCTGCCCTGCGGCGCGCCCGGCGCCGACCCGGTCGGCGGCCGGGGAGTTCGAGGGGGCGGGTGACCAGGCGGTTGGGCCGGGTCCGGGAGAGGCTTGTTCCATGCTGATCGCGCTGCTGGCCGTGCTGGGCGTCGACCTGATCGTCATCGTCGTCCTGGCGGCCGTCGTGCTGCTGCGCCGCCGCTGGGTCAGCCGGCAGCCCGGTGCCTTCAAGGGAGCCGTCCGGGTCGTGCGGGGGCAGGTGCCGGGGCTGGGGGAGTACTGGCGGCGCGGGTACGGCCGCTGGGTGCGCGACGTCCTGCTGTGGGAACGGGCCCCGCTGCTGCTGCGCAGCGAGTTCGTCCTGACCCTGGACGTGGCGGGCCCGGTCCGGGCGGCTGCTCCGGGCGAGGTGAAGCGCCTGGGCCGAGAGGTCCTGGTAGTGCCCTTCGCGGTCGAGGGTGACGCGCGGATCGAGATCGCCGCCCCGGCCGACAGGCGCGCGCGGATGAGCGGCCCGTTTCCGGTGCCGGAAGTGGACGTGCGCTGATGGCGCCCGCGCCCCCGCTGCGCCGCAGGCGCCGGCTGCGCGCCGGAAGCGTCCAGCTGCTGTTCACCGTGGCCGGGGTGGGCCTGGGCCTGGGCCTGCCGCACATCGGCCACGGCCCCCGGGTGCCCGGTCGGCAGGTCACCGACATGCTGGTGGCGCTCGGGTTCGGGGTCCTGGGCGCGACCGTCGTGATCTTCTCGATGCTGTTCCTGGTGGTGCAGTGGGCCCACACCTCCTTCACCCCGCGCCTGACCCTCTTCCGCGAAGCGCCGGTCGTCTGGCGCACCGTCGCCTTCGCCGTCGGCCTGGCCGCCTACTGCTTCACCGCCGCTCTGACCGTCGGCACCGCCCCCCACGCCTCGCTGGCGGTCCCGGTGGCCGCCGGGGTCCTGCTGCTCGCCATGCTGGCGCTGCTGCGGACCCTGCAACTGCGGGCCTTCGCCGCCATCCAGCTCGCCCCCGTCCTGCAATCGATCACCACCCGCGGACGCGGCATCCTGGACACCCTCCACACCACCGCCCAGCACCAGGCAGCCGACGCGCCCCTGCCGCCGCCGACGCGCACCGTCACCTGGCCCGAGCCGCTGGCGGTGCTGCAACAGGTCGACACCGACCGGTTGCTCGCCGCCGCTCACACCGCCCGCGCGGTCATCGTCCTGCACGCCACCCCGGGCACCACCCTGCGCACCGGCGCCCCCTGGCGGACGTGCACGGCGCCGACCTGCCCGCCACCGCTGTCCTGGACGCGCTGGTGACCGGCGACGAGCGGGCCTTCGACCAGGACCCGCTCCTGGCCTTCCGGCTGCTGGCCGACATCGCCCTGCGCGCCCTGTCCCCGGCCGTCAACGACCCCGCCACCGCCGTCCAGGCCCTGGACTGCCTGGAGGACCTCCTCGCCGACCCCGCCGCCACCCGGGCCGGCAGCACCCTGCACCTGACCGGCCCCGACGGCACCGTACGTCTGCTGATCGAGCTTCCCGCCTGGGCCGACTACCTGCGCACCGGCCTGGACGACGTGATCGCGGCGGCCACCGGCTCCCCCATGGTCCTGCTCCATCTGCGGGCCCTGCTCACCCGCCTGGGTACAGGCGGGCACGAGCGCCACAGCCCGCTGCTGGCCACCCGGCTGTCCTGGGTCGAAACCGAACTCGCCGCCCGCTTCCCCACGCTCTGGCGCGAAGCCGCCGGGGCTCCACCGACGTCGAGTGGCTGACATCCCCGCCCGGCACCACCCCACTCAGCCCCCAACCCGCAGGCCCGTACGATCCGGAGGCCGTCGTGACATTCACCGAGACCATGGACCACGCTGCCCAGGCATTCGAAGCCGCCGGCGTCGCGGTCCTGGGCATCGGCTTCGTCTTCTCCCTGGGCGTCGCCGTACGGGCATGGCACCGCTCCGGAAAGGCCACCGCAGGCTACGAAGCCCTTCGCGCCTGCTTCGGCGGAACCCTGTTGCTCGGCCTGGAGATCCTGGTCGCCGCTGACCTCATCCGAACCGTGGCCGTGGCACCGACCATCGAGAACGTCGGAGTCCTCGGCCTCATCGTCCTGATCCGCACCTTCCTCAGCTTCTCCTTGGAAATCGAGATCGAAGGCATCCCACCCTGGCGCCGTGCCACCGTCAGCGGCGCCACCGTCACCCGCCGCGCCATCCACCGCGCCACCGGAAAAGACGAGCCCACCTGAGCACTCCTGTTCAGAATGCCTCGGTGGGTGTCGGTCTGTGTGGGCCTCGCCAGGCCAGGTCTTCCTGATTCACCCCCGTGCACGCCCTACTGCCGGCAGGTCGATTGACGAACGGTCCTATGCCGGATCGTCGACCACCTCGCCACCGCAGAATCACCCCGTGGCAAACCGCTCGCCTGATCCCGCTGGCCCGTACTGCTTCCGTGACCGACCCAGGAGCTTGAACGGAGGAGTCAGTCCTCGACGGGAAGCCGGACTGAGGAGTCCAGCGCGGTCGAGAGCCCACCGACCTCAGCCTCGACGTAGGCCAGAGCCGAGTCGATTCGGTAGCCGAGCTGGGTGTTGACGCGGATCATGTGGAGGTTTTCGGATGCCGTCATCGTGCGCACCTGCTCCATCCGGGGCAGGTCGGCGGTGAGCCACCGCATCATCGCGGCCTTCATGGCCCGGCCGAGTCCGAGCCCGCGGTACTCCGGCAGCACAGCCGTGTCCTCCTGACGGCAGTAGCTCAGCTGCCCGGGGGTGACGGCGATCTCGGTGAAGCCCGCTACCGCCCCGCTGCGCTCGTCGACGGCCACGACGTAACGGTGTGAATCCCCGCTTTCGAGGGTCTTGGCCTCGTACTGCCGCACTCGCTCCGCGGTCCAACTGGGATGCTCGTAGGTCGCGTCGCCCATCGGCCGGTCCGCCATCGCGTCGCGTGCCCGAGCCAGTCCATGCACCAGTGCGCTCGGCGCGGTGTCCAGCCACTGGTGGAGCCGGAATCCGGGCGCCGGCCGCACCTGCCAGAGCGACGGGTCCGTGCCCGGGATGTCCAGGTGCTGTGAGGAGCGGCGAAGGACCGAGCGCAGGCCGAGGGCGTTGGCCCACTTCTCGCCGTCCGCGTCGGCCTTGACCGTACCGGTGATCGTCCGGCGGCCGAGTTCGCCGACCTCCGGCAGTATCGCCCGGAGCAGCCGTGTCCCGACTCCTTGCCTGCGATTCCGGGACGGCACACGCACGGTGATGATGGCGAGTTCGCGGTTCTCATGCGTCGGAAACATGGCACTTGCGGTCCCGATCACTCGGCCGTCGGCGCGTGCGTCCCAGCGCCGTTGCAAGCCATAGTGAGGCATGGGTGCACACAGCTGCTGTACATAGGATTCATATGGAGGCACCGGGGTGTTTGCGAAGTCCGTGGATACCGCGACGAATATCTCATGCCAGGCCCGCAGTTCTTCCGGTGAGGCAAGTCCGGGATCGAACGGTGCTGTCTCCAGGCGCATGACGGTTTTCCCTTCCTAGACCGCTATGACGGCTTCCTGTCGAGTCTGATCACTGGCCCGGCGGGGCGTTGGCATGTCGGTGCAGGCGGCCAGCACAACGGCGATCATGATCAGTCCGAAGCTGAACAGACCCATGAGCACGATGATGGCCCCGTGCAGCAGGATCGCGAGGACCACCCCGTAACTCCGAGTCCTGCGGCGGAAGGCCATCGAGAGGGCGATCAGGGTCTCGACTACCAGGACGGACCAGGTGAGCGTGTCCGTGGCCCAGGCGTGGGACAGCAGTTGTTGTGCGTACGGCTGCACCACGCCGGGGAAGCCGAACTCCGGGTCGTGGGCGAGGACACCCAGTGCGGCGCCGTCGCGCCACGAGGGAAAGGCCAGTTTGGACGCTATCGCGGCCAGGTAGATGATCGCGATCTGGCAACGCAGCGCGGCGTGCGCGGCGAAGGCACCTCCGCGCCAGGCGGGCCGCAGTGGCCCGGCCGGCTTCTGCCAGGCCCAGGTCCGCCGATCGTCGAGGCAGATGGGGATGAGCAGCATGGCGAAGATCTCAGCCACATTGTCCCCGCCGTTTGTGGCGGTCACATCCACGGCGATGCTGAACGTGACGTAATAGTGTGCGATGCAGGACCACCGTGGCCGGTAGCCGACGATGACGACGAGCAGTACGGTGATCGCGAGGACGCGCCCCAGCGTGTAGGTACGGGCGTCGCCACCGGAGACGCACCAGAGCGACACCCCTTTGAGCCCTGCGCAACGTGTGCTCGCCGTCACCCCAGGGGGGTCCGCGAAGAGCGTCCGGTCGGACGTCAACAGGAGGGTCGTCAACTGTGCGAACGCCAGTAGCGACCGCGCGAGCCCGAGCGGAAGGCCACGCGGTTCGAAGGACTGGGCGGCCTGCCATAGGCGGTTCAACGGCAGCCCACTCCGACCGAGGCCACTGATCCGGACTTCGGGGCGGTGACCGCCGGCCGAGTCCGGACCAGGATGAGCCGGCCGCAGACGGTACCTGGGGAGAATCCGTTCTGCAGATACACGACCGGTGCTTTGTCCACACACTCCGCCGATCGCGTGTCAGTGCAGACGATCCAGTCCTTCGCCGGGACTTCGGCCGCCAAAGCGTGCGTCTCGTTGAACTTCACAGTGCTGGTCCTCCCCAGACCCCACAGATTCGCTGCGGACATCTGCGGTGTCAGTACCGAGGCCGGGGTGCCCGCAGGACCGATCCGGTAGGCGGAGACCGCCGGCGCGTCCGGCTGGGACGCGAAGAAGGCCCAGTCCTGCGGCCAGACCTCGGAGTAGGTCGTGCGTTGCGTTCCCAGCCAGGACGGCATCCAGAGGGCGGGCAGCTGCGCGCAAAGCGTAACGACGAAGAGGGTGCCGAACACGGCGAGGGTCAGCGCGAACCCCTGGCGGACCGATGCCGTCGCGGCCTCCTCCGCGGCGTCGCCCTGCGCGAGCGCCATCGGGTCAGATCACGATCGGGTGGTCGCCGCTCTGCGGGACCGCGTGGCCGGCCGGCGCCTGCGAAGCACCGGAAACGGTGACGACCGTGAGCACGGCCAGTGCCGCGAGTATTCCGGCCAGAATCGTCCTTTTCATGCTCAATCTCCTGTTCTTCGGCCGGTAGTGCCATCTGGTCACGCTACCGGGGGTGTGCGCACTGAATGGTCATGGCCCGCACTACCACCTGACTACTGACCTGCTACCGAGAGGCCATCCGGGGTCCGTTTCGAAGGGCCTGTAACATTCGAGACAGGGGGCGATCTGCGATGCACGTGGCCAGGACTGGATCGGGGTATGGGTCTGTGGCGAGTAGTTCTGGGAAACCGCGAGAAGACACCGCATTTGTCGTTCCGCCGGGACAGGACGACGATGCGGTGCCGTCCATCAAGGTTCTGGGCCCGCTGGTCCTGTCGGTCGGGGGCAGGCAGGCGACACCGCGCGGAGCCAGGGAACGCAAGTTGCTCGCCCTCCTGGCGTTGAACGCCAATTCGATCGTCGCGACCGAGCGGATCGTGGACGCCCTGTGGGAGAGCCCGCCGCACTCGGCGCGCCAGCAGATACACAACGTGGTGGGGGCGCTGCGTCGCACGCTGATGCCAGCCGTCGGCGTGGAACTGGTCACAGACAGCAGCGGCTATCAGCTCAATGTGCCGACCGAGGCGATGGACGCGCTCCAGTTCCGCTCCACCGTCGAGGAGGCGGCCAACGCTGAGCAGCAGGGCCGACTCGAGGACGCCACCTGGTTGCTCGATGAGGCCCTGGGCCTGTGGCGGGGCAATGCCCTGGGCGGACTGGACGGGTGGGTACTGACGAACGCCGCCACCCAGCTCGACGCGCAACGGCTCGCCGCGGTCGAGCGGTTGGCGGAACTGCGCCTGCGCATGGGGAAAGCCGGCCTGGCGCTTGAGGGCCTGGCCGGGATGATGGCCGAACACCCCTTGCGCGAGCCCCTGCGCGCACTGCTGATGACCGCCCTCTACCAGTGCGGTCGGCAGTCCGAGGCGATGGCCGTGTTCGAGGAGGGACGGCGGCTGCTGGCGGAGGAACTCGGCCTGGATCCGGGGCCGCAACTGCGGGAAGCCCATCAGCAGATCCTGCTCGGAGAGACCCAGGAACCAGCGAAGCCGAGTGCCTCCGAGCCCAGGGCCGAGCGCCCGCCGGAGCAGTCGCCCGGTCAGGGCGCCGACTCCCGTTCCTTCCTTCCCCGGGACATCCCGGAGTTCACCGGCCGTGAGGAGGAACTGCGCCGGCTGCGCACCCGGCCTTTGGAGTCGAACGCGCCCGCGATCTCGGTGATCGACGGGATGGGGGGCGTGGGCAAGACCTCACTCGCCGTGCACATGGCCCACCTCCTCGCCGCGTACTACCCGGACGGGCAGTACTTCGTCGACTTGGCCGGCTTCAGCCAGCAGGCCGAGCCGATGAGCCCACTGCAGGCGCTGAACCTGCTGCTGCGTTTTGACGGGATGGCCCCCGAGCTGATCGCGCCGGACCTGGAGGCGCGCAGCGCCCAATGGCGGTCGTGTCTGGTCGGTCGCCGGGTACTCATCCTGCTGGACAACGCCGCCGACCCCACCCAACTCCGGTCCCTGCTGCCCGGTTCGGCGGGAAGCCTGGTGCTGATCTCGAGCCGACGGCGCATGGCCGAGCTGGAGGGCGCCGCCTCCCTGTCGCTCGACGTGATGACCGAGGCGGACGCGATCGCGCTCTTCTGCCGGGTCGCCGGGCCCGAGAGGGTTGCGGGAGAGCCGGACGAGGTGCGCTCCGCAGTGGAGCTGTGCGGGTACCTCCCCCTGGCCATCCAGATCGCGGCCGCTCGACTGCGCGAGCGGAGCAGTTGGCGGGTGTCGTTCCTGGTCGGACAGTTGCGCGACAACGAGTCGCGGGCACGCATCCTGGCTGCCGGGGACCGCGACGTGATGAACATCGTCGCGTGGTCCTACCACCACCTCACCAAGCGGCAGCAGCGGCTCCTGGGTCTGCTGAGCCTGCATACCGGGCCGGACTTCGACTCGTATGCGACTGCGGCTCTGGCCAGCCTTCCGCTCCACCAGGTCGAGGCAGACCTGGACAAACTGTTCGAGCTGAACCTGCTCAAGCAGCATGCCGCCGACCGTTACCACCTGCACGACATAGTCCGTGACTGTGCACGGAGGCTGCTCGACGCCACGGTCGATCGTGCCGAGGCGGCCGAGGCAGTGGGGCGGTTGGCGGACTACTACCTCTGGTCGGCCGACAGCTGGTGCCGTCTGCTGACCAAGACCTCGCTGCCATCCGTCCCGAAGATCGACCACCGCCCGGAGGCGACCCGGAGCGCCTCGGACGTCAAGCACGCGATGCGGCTGCTGGAGGCCGAGTTCCGCTGTATCGTCGCGACGCTCCGGCTGACTGCGGATCTCGGGCAGCACCACCGTGTCTGGCAGACCATGAGCACTCTTCGGCCGTACCTCAGCGCGTTGAACCATCCAGCGGACTCGGGGCCGATGTTCGAGTTGGGTCGGCTCGCGGCGCGAGCCGACGGGAGCCTCGTCGGTGAAGCCGCCTGCCTGGCCGGACTGGCCGAGGCCCAACTCGCCCACGGGACTCCGGCGGAGGCTGAGAAGCTGAGTGAGCGCGCGCTGGCGTTGAGCCGCCAGGCCGGGGACCGCACCGGCGAGATCTCGCAGCTGAACAGTCTCGGCCGCATCCACTGGACGACCCACGACCTGGACCGGGCGGGGACGCGTTACGAGGAAGCCCTGCGCGTGGCGCATGAGCTCGGGGACGGACAGTTGCAGGCTGGGCTCACCAACAACCTCGCGATCATCAGCCGGGAACTGGGGCGCAACGAAGAGGCACTGCGCTACTTCCTCGAGGCTCGCTCGCTCGGCGAGACGTCCCTGTCTCCCGGCGCTGAAGCATCCATCCTGAACAACACCGGCCTCGTCTCGGTGGTGCTCGGCGACTGGGAGGGGGCGGCCGCCGTCTACCAGCAGTCGCTCGAACTGAGCCGGGCGGCGGGCACCGAGCAGAGCGAAGTACTTGCGTTGGTCGGGCTGTGCATCGTGCGTCGAGGCATGGGTCTGAGCTCCGAGGCGATGATGTACGGACGCGCGGCGCTCGAGATAGCGCGCCGCACCAGCATGTACGAAGGCGAAGCCCAGGCCCTCAACGCGCTCGGTGACATCCATGCCTGCGACGGTGAACTGGCCCTGGCCGAGCAGGTCTTCCAGCAGTGCCTGAAGGCGGCCGCAGCTCGCGACTCCACCCGCTATGTCGCGCGTGCCCACGAGGGGCTGGCCCACGTCGCGGCTCTGCGTGATAAACCTGCCCAGGCCGTGGAGCACTGGGAAGCCGCGTTGTCGACCCACCCGGGCGGCCTCGTCGACGCCACGGGAGCCGCGCGCCACCTTGCCGCACCGCACGACCGCGCTGCGACCTGCTGGCGGTGCGTTGCGGTGGGTTCCAGCTGACTGCTCACTGCCTGGTGCCCAGGAGGTCCGCGTCACGCCGGAACAGGGAGGCGAGCAGGAACGGCGGACCGTAGTACGGGGAGGCCGGCGGCTGTTGCCGCATGGACCGGATCTCCACCTCGGTGAGATCGGAGAAGATCCACCGCAACTCCTGAGGGGTGTAGGCCAGCCCGCCGTAGAGTTTGCCGTCTCGGTACAGGTGGGCATCGGGCACCGGCGAACCGGAACCAGGCGCCCACGCGGCGAAGGCGGCGAGCACCAGGTGCCCGCCGACGGCCAGTACCCGCTCCAGCAAGCGCAGGTAGCTGATGCGGCGGTGCGGCGGCAGATGGTGGAAGAACCCGGAGTCGACTACCAGATCGTACGGGCCGGACAGCTCGTTCCGGGTGAGCTTGAACGCGTCTCCACAGTGGAGGTCCACTTCCACGCCCGCTTCTTCGGCACGGTCGCGGGTCCAGGCGATCGCGTCGGGGGACAGGTCGACGGCATCCACCTGGAATCCGCGGGACGCCAGGAAGACGGCATTCCGGCCGGGCCCGCAGCCCAGATCCAGGACACGGCCGGAAGCGAGTCGCCCGGACTCCACGTACTCCGCCAGATGCTCGTCGGGCTTGTTGACGAAGAAGGGCACCGGACGGTCCCGGTCGGCGTAGTACTGGTCCCAGAACTCGGCTCCGCCCGCCGGAGTCCAGCGGTCGGCCGTGACGGGGAACAGCCCGTCCAAGAGGTCAAGGACGTCATCCACGGTGCGGATGTTTCGTGAGACAGGACGCATGTCAGACCAATCACGGGATGTGCATCGGGGAGCGCGGGTGATGACTCTCAGGATGCGGCGGCACAACAGGGCAGGCTCGATGCGCGGTCGTTTCCGGTCCGCACATCCGGGGAGTCAGATCTGCGGGCCCGGTGCGGTCACACCGTCGTGGGCTCGAGGAACACCGAACCGCGCGGCTTGAGCCCCGTTCGGGCGATCATCCGGCTGGCGTAGTCGCGCTTCACCACGAAGCGGTCACGCCCGTAGATGAGGTAGCGGTCACGCTGCTCGTCCGGTGTGAAATTCACGGTGATGACGTTCGCCCCGGCCATGAGCCCGCGGTACTGGCCCTCGCCGGCCCGCTTCGACAGTGCGCTCACCGCCGGTACCAGCCACTCAGGTCCCAGGAGCCGCGAAACCGCGATGGCATTGAGCGCCAATTCCACATCGCCGGCCGGATGGTTCGCCAACGGCGTGTTCGGTGCCGGGATGAACGGTGCCACGCTGCACATGTGGACACCGAGGTCGCGGGCGAACAGGAGGTCCCTCGCCACACTGGCCACATCCTGACCGGGCAGCCCGACGATGGATCCGGTCCCGACGCGATAGCCGAGATCGAGCAGGTCCTGGAGGCACTTCAGGCGGGACTCCAGAGTTTCGTGCCGCATCTGCTCGTTCATCCGCGGATCACTCGTCTCGAACTTGAGAATGTAGCTCGTCGCGCCCTGCTCCCGGAGGTACTCGTACTCGCTGCGGCGTTTGTTGCCCAGGTTCAACAGGATCTCGACGTTGTCGTCATACAGCCTGCGGATGCCCGGAATCGCCTCACCCACGACCCGCGTGGTCTGCGGTATCTCACCTGCCTGGAAGAACACCACGTTGATGCCGCTCGCTTTGACGGAGGCGGCGGTATCGATCAGCAGCTCCGACTGGAGCCGGAAGTCGCTGTTCTCCCGTGTGTTGTCCCGCCGCATGGGGCAGAACTCGCAGTTGACCCGACACTGGTTGGTGATCTCGGTGACGCCGCGGACCACCACCTCGCTCCCGAAGGCCTCCAGGCGCTTCGCCCTGGCCTGCGCGAAGAGCTCCTCCTGGTCCTTTCCACGAAGTTGCAGAAGTTCTGTGACATCCTGCTCGTCAAGCATTTCCCTACCACCTTTCCTGGTCGAGCACGACGGTCTTCTTGACCGCGGGTTCCGGTAGGCTCCTGGGCCGCACCGGGTCATGAGTCGGCGCCTGCCGGCCGGCCGCAGGCAACACGGTTCTGTATCCACCCCAGCGGAATCGTGCTGACCGCGAATACCAGGCCGAGCACGTACCAGCCCAGTGGGCCCCCGCCGCCGGCGAACCATCCGAAGAGCGCCGGCGCTGAAAGACTCGCCACATCGAATCCCATTCCGAAGATTCCCTGGGATTTTCCGTACGACTGTTGTGGGACGAGCCCGTACATCAGGATCGTCGAGCCGATCGAGTAGAGGATGTCGCCGCAGACCAGAGAGACTGCGAGGAACATCAGCGCGGCGAGCGCGGCCGTGACACCAACGCGGCGGGACAGTTCCGCCGCGACCGGAAACGTAAGCGCGGAGATCGCGAAAAGCAATGCCCCGATCCGGGCGGACCGGGCCGCCCGGCGATCTGTCGTGACTCGACGCGCCACCGGGACCTGTAGCAGCACCACACCGATCGTGTTCACGACGAGCGTGGCGGAGATGATCCACATGGGCACGTGCATGCGTGCGCCCACCCAGAGCGGCAGAGCGATCGTCAGCATCGGCTCTGCCAGGCAGAAGAGCCAATTGAGCAGCACCAGCGCCACGACGTGCCTGTCCCGCAGGATCCCGGACGTGGATGCGGTCCGTTCTTGCTCCGCGGCCGACCTGCCTCCGACCGCACCGGGATCCACGAATCCCCGCGCCTGCCAGAACATGCCTCCGGTGGCGGAGAGCATCACAGCCTCCGCCACGAACGACGCGTCGAAGGCCGCCCGCGACCCCGCGGCCAGTACGACGGCACCGAGGCCCAGCCCCACCACCATCGCGACGTTGGCCATCGACCGGACAACCGCCCGGAAACGCAGCCGGCGGTCTCGGCCGACCGCGCTCCCGACAAGCGCCCCCTGTACGGCGGCGCTCCCCCGTGCACACATCACCAGGACGCTGAGCAGCCCGAGAGCGACCAGCGCCGGTGAGACGGTGAGGCACAGCGTCACTGCCGCCATCGTCCACATGAGGCAGGCGTAGAGGACGTATCCGCTGAGCCGGTCCGCGAGCCCACCGATCGCCGGGCCCGCGAGAAGTCCCAGGACCGCCGCGACACTTGCCCCTGCTCCGTACACGGCCGGGCTCAGATGCTCCTGCCGAAGCATGTACACGGCCAGGGACGAGAACGAAAGACCCGTAGCCACGTACAGCGTGACCATGGCCGCGGCAAGTCGCCTCTCGACCGGGCCCTGAACCTCCTCGCGCCAGGAGGCGGCCCGGAAGATCCGGGCGAGGAGCCGCGGGCGCCGCTCCGCTTCCACTGTCATTACTGCACTGCCCTCTCCCCTACCAAGTGACCCGATCGGCCGGTCCGCGCGCCCGCGGACGGGCACTCAGTCCCCTGGCCCGGACGTCCCGCTATGCACACCTGGCTGCGCGGGAGCGCCTTCCAGAGAGGTCAGGAACCTGCGGAGTCCGTCCCGCGCTTCTGCTCCGGCGCCGTCGGACCTCCTCGTCACGAAGCCGGTGAGGGTGCACCGCTCCCGAACCGCGGTCGGATCCACCCGGTTGACCTGGTGCGGGGTTCCCGCGCTGAGCAGGACCAGCCGGTTGGGCCTGGGAAGGACGGCGACCGGGCTCAGTGCGGACCGCTGGACCGCTGCCCCGACCTCCGCCGTGTCGGTGCTTTCGCCCGGTTCTCCCACGCCCTCGTCCAGGATCAGCAGCTCACCGCCCCAGGAGGCGCGCCATTCATCGTGCAGGAACAGGATGTAGGCGCCCGTTCGTCCGCCGCCCGCGTCACTGTGCCATCCGTAGCGGGATCCCACCGGATATTTCCAGAAAGTGAAGCCCACCCGGTCCCAGTCGCTGCCGAGGTCCCCGAACAGAGCCGGAGCCGCGGTGATGACATCAAGGACGCGGTCGTACGTATCGGGTCCTCCGGCCGTGCGCCGATCGGATGTCCCGTTCCGGACGACGGTAGTCCGCGACTTGTAC
Proteins encoded in this window:
- a CDS encoding DUF2550 family protein, with the protein product MLIALLAVLGVDLIVIVVLAAVVLLRRRWVSRQPGAFKGAVRVVRGQVPGLGEYWRRGYGRWVRDVLLWERAPLLLRSEFVLTLDVAGPVRAAAPGEVKRLGREVLVVPFAVEGDARIEIAAPADRRARMSGPFPVPEVDVR
- a CDS encoding DUF1622 domain-containing protein, which codes for MTFTETMDHAAQAFEAAGVAVLGIGFVFSLGVAVRAWHRSGKATAGYEALRACFGGTLLLGLEILVAADLIRTVAVAPTIENVGVLGLIVLIRTFLSFSLEIEIEGIPPWRRATVSGATVTRRAIHRATGKDEPT
- a CDS encoding GNAT family N-acetyltransferase; this translates as MRLETAPFDPGLASPEELRAWHEIFVAVSTDFANTPVPPYESYVQQLCAPMPHYGLQRRWDARADGRVIGTASAMFPTHENRELAIITVRVPSRNRRQGVGTRLLRAILPEVGELGRRTITGTVKADADGEKWANALGLRSVLRRSSQHLDIPGTDPSLWQVRPAPGFRLHQWLDTAPSALVHGLARARDAMADRPMGDATYEHPSWTAERVRQYEAKTLESGDSHRYVVAVDERSGAVAGFTEIAVTPGQLSYCRQEDTAVLPEYRGLGLGRAMKAAMMRWLTADLPRMEQVRTMTASENLHMIRVNTQLGYRIDSALAYVEAEVGGLSTALDSSVRLPVED
- a CDS encoding sporulation-delaying protein SdpB family protein — its product is MNRLWQAAQSFEPRGLPLGLARSLLAFAQLTTLLLTSDRTLFADPPGVTASTRCAGLKGVSLWCVSGGDARTYTLGRVLAITVLLVVIVGYRPRWSCIAHYYVTFSIAVDVTATNGGDNVAEIFAMLLIPICLDDRRTWAWQKPAGPLRPAWRGGAFAAHAALRCQIAIIYLAAIASKLAFPSWRDGAALGVLAHDPEFGFPGVVQPYAQQLLSHAWATDTLTWSVLVVETLIALSMAFRRRTRSYGVVLAILLHGAIIVLMGLFSFGLIMIAVVLAACTDMPTPRRASDQTRQEAVIAV
- a CDS encoding SdpA family antimicrobial peptide system protein, yielding MALAQGDAAEEAATASVRQGFALTLAVFGTLFVVTLCAQLPALWMPSWLGTQRTTYSEVWPQDWAFFASQPDAPAVSAYRIGPAGTPASVLTPQMSAANLWGLGRTSTVKFNETHALAAEVPAKDWIVCTDTRSAECVDKAPVVYLQNGFSPGTVCGRLILVRTRPAVTAPKSGSVASVGVGCR
- a CDS encoding BTAD domain-containing putative transcriptional regulator, whose amino-acid sequence is MPSIKVLGPLVLSVGGRQATPRGARERKLLALLALNANSIVATERIVDALWESPPHSARQQIHNVVGALRRTLMPAVGVELVTDSSGYQLNVPTEAMDALQFRSTVEEAANAEQQGRLEDATWLLDEALGLWRGNALGGLDGWVLTNAATQLDAQRLAAVERLAELRLRMGKAGLALEGLAGMMAEHPLREPLRALLMTALYQCGRQSEAMAVFEEGRRLLAEELGLDPGPQLREAHQQILLGETQEPAKPSASEPRAERPPEQSPGQGADSRSFLPRDIPEFTGREEELRRLRTRPLESNAPAISVIDGMGGVGKTSLAVHMAHLLAAYYPDGQYFVDLAGFSQQAEPMSPLQALNLLLRFDGMAPELIAPDLEARSAQWRSCLVGRRVLILLDNAADPTQLRSLLPGSAGSLVLISSRRRMAELEGAASLSLDVMTEADAIALFCRVAGPERVAGEPDEVRSAVELCGYLPLAIQIAAARLRERSSWRVSFLVGQLRDNESRARILAAGDRDVMNIVAWSYHHLTKRQQRLLGLLSLHTGPDFDSYATAALASLPLHQVEADLDKLFELNLLKQHAADRYHLHDIVRDCARRLLDATVDRAEAAEAVGRLADYYLWSADSWCRLLTKTSLPSVPKIDHRPEATRSASDVKHAMRLLEAEFRCIVATLRLTADLGQHHRVWQTMSTLRPYLSALNHPADSGPMFELGRLAARADGSLVGEAACLAGLAEAQLAHGTPAEAEKLSERALALSRQAGDRTGEISQLNSLGRIHWTTHDLDRAGTRYEEALRVAHELGDGQLQAGLTNNLAIISRELGRNEEALRYFLEARSLGETSLSPGAEASILNNTGLVSVVLGDWEGAAAVYQQSLELSRAAGTEQSEVLALVGLCIVRRGMGLSSEAMMYGRAALEIARRTSMYEGEAQALNALGDIHACDGELALAEQVFQQCLKAAAARDSTRYVARAHEGLAHVAALRDKPAQAVEHWEAALSTHPGGLVDATGAARHLAAPHDRAATCWRCVAVGSS
- a CDS encoding class I SAM-dependent methyltransferase, whose amino-acid sequence is MRPVSRNIRTVDDVLDLLDGLFPVTADRWTPAGGAEFWDQYYADRDRPVPFFVNKPDEHLAEYVESGRLASGRVLDLGCGPGRNAVFLASRGFQVDAVDLSPDAIAWTRDRAEEAGVEVDLHCGDAFKLTRNELSGPYDLVVDSGFFHHLPPHRRISYLRLLERVLAVGGHLVLAAFAAWAPGSGSPVPDAHLYRDGKLYGGLAYTPQELRWIFSDLTEVEIRSMRQQPPASPYYGPPFLLASLFRRDADLLGTRQ
- a CDS encoding radical SAM protein: MLDEQDVTELLQLRGKDQEELFAQARAKRLEAFGSEVVVRGVTEITNQCRVNCEFCPMRRDNTRENSDFRLQSELLIDTAASVKASGINVVFFQAGEIPQTTRVVGEAIPGIRRLYDDNVEILLNLGNKRRSEYEYLREQGATSYILKFETSDPRMNEQMRHETLESRLKCLQDLLDLGYRVGTGSIVGLPGQDVASVARDLLFARDLGVHMCSVAPFIPAPNTPLANHPAGDVELALNAIAVSRLLGPEWLVPAVSALSKRAGEGQYRGLMAGANVITVNFTPDEQRDRYLIYGRDRFVVKRDYASRMIARTGLKPRGSVFLEPTTV